The Patescibacteria group bacterium genomic interval ACCTTTGGGTATGAATTTGGATGAGTCTTGCGAAACCGTGCCCGAGATGAAGGATATTATAAACGACAGTGACGGCGCTAAGTTGATTGCTACAGCTAAACGGTTGGAAGGCGTCTGCCGTCATGCGTCCACCCATGCTTGCGGCGTGGTGATTACGCCGGAGTCGCTGGACTATTATGCGCCGCGCCAATATGGTTCGGGCGAATCAATAGTCGTTCAATATGAAGGCCATTCAGTGGAAGATTTGGGGTTATTGAAAATGGACTTTTTGGGTTTGTCCAACTTGACTATCATTGAACAGACGCTGCGCATCATTAAAAAAATCCATAATATTGAGATTGATGTTGATCATATTACCTTGGATGACAAAAAAAGCTATAAACTTTTTCAGGAAGGCAAGACTACGGGCGTATTCCAGTTTGAAAGCGCCGGTATGAAACGTTATCTAAAACAGTTGGCGCCGACGGATTTGGAGGATTTAATTGCTATGGTGGCGTTGTATCGTCCCGGTCCAATGGAGTACATTCCTGATTACATTAATGGCAAACACGGCCGTAAAAAACCCCAGTATTTGCATCCGAAACTGGAGCCGATCCTTAAGGGCACTTACGGCGTGGCTGTTTATCAGGAGCAATTATTGCGTATTGCTAGAGATTTGGCTGGTTTCACTTATGGCGAGGCCGATGTGTTGCGCAAAGCTGTGGGCAAAAAAATTAAAGAACTACTGCATGAGCAAGAAATCAAAATGGTGGACGGCATGGTCAAGAATAATGTTGACCGCCGCATCGCCGAAAAGATTTGGGAATTCATCTTGCCTTTCGCCGCTTACGGTTTTAACCGTTCCCATGCCGCCTGTTATGCCTTGATTGCTTATCAGACCGCTTATTTGAAGGCCAATTATCCGGCAGAATTTATGGCGGCATTGCTTACTTCCGATCAGCAGAATCTTGATCGTATTGCCATCGAGGTTGATGAGTGCCGCCAGTTGGGGATTGAGGTTTTACCGCCCGATATTAATGAGTCGTTTGCCGATTTCGGCGTAGTGGCTCAGACTCTGGCTACGGCTAAACCCCGCGTTCGTTTCGGGTTGATGGCAGTCAAGGGTTTGGGCGAAAATATTGTCAAAGAAATAATCGCGGAGCGAAAAGCTAACGGACGTTTTTCTGATTTGGTTGATTTTTTGTCCCGCGTCAAAAGCAAGGATTTGAATAAGCGGTCACTGGAAGCCATGATTAAAGCCGGAGCCTCTGATTCTTTGAGCGAGCGCAATTTATTATTGCAGAACATGGAGCGGCTGTTGAAGTTTATCCAAGAGACAGGTAGAAGCGTTGATGAAAAACAGGATTCCTTGTTTGATCTGTCGCCTCAAGTGGCGTTGCCTCGGCTTAAGTTAGAGCCGGCTCCGCCTTTAGATAAAAAAACTAAATTGCTATGGGAAAAAGAATCTCTAGGTTTGTATATTTCCGAACATCCTATGAGCGATTATACGGCTGTTACTGCTAATTATGCCGCTGCTTGCGCCACTTTAAGGGGCTGTGTTGACGGCGTTCAAGTCAGAGTAGCAGGGGTTATTACCAATGTTAAGAAAATTTATACCAAAAAAGGAGATGCCATGTTGTTTGTTAAAGTTGAAGACGTGTCCGGTGAAATTGAAGTACTAGTTTTCCCTAAAATTTTAGAACAGAATCCTCATTTATGGCAGCCGGATACGATTATTATCGCCAGCGGCACCGTGTCTGACAAAGACGGCGAGCGTAAGGTTCTTTGTGACTTAGCGGCCGTATTGAATCAAGAGGGGCTTAAGGAAACGCTGGACAGTTTTTTAATCAGCTCCAGGGATCAGCCGAGTCGTAGGCGAGGGCAATGGGGTAATAGCAATGGCAACGGCTATAATAACAACCGGCAGTCAGTTGCTCCGTCTCCGGCGCCAAAAATAATTGAAAAAGTCATTACTTTTAATTTAAAACCGCCCCTGGACTATGATTTGACCAAACAGCTCAAAGCGCTTATCTTTGCTTATCCGGGTAATCATGTTATTGAACTGGTAATAAGCGGTGACGCCGGGTCAGAAAAAATTCGCACTAATTTCCGAGTTAATTACTCCGAGGCCTTTAAGCA includes:
- a CDS encoding DNA polymerase III subunit alpha, coding for MSQFVHLHVHSHYSLLDGLGQIDELIKIAKQYEMPAMALTDHGVMYGAIEFYKKAKKAGIKPIIGVEAYVARNGHLNKRPKIDERPWHLILLAKNKVGYHNLVRLTTIAHLQGFYYKPRIDWELLQEHHEGLIALTACVAGELPGYVLNNDLKSAREMIARYQDLFGRENFFLEVQYHPNFDKQNQLNEQIYRLAEETNTAVVATNDVHYPRQEDEYAQDALLCIQTKKTLSDPDRMSYIGFDLSFKSPERMIADFADHPEVVANTLKVAEMCNLELQLGDNILPNFPLPEGRTADGYLRELCDQGLQERFKLEQITPEIKERLSYELSVIAKTGYAGYFLIVSDFINWAKDNKIVVGPGRGSAAGSLVSYLTRITNIDPIKYDLVFERFLNPERISMPDIDTDFADSRRDEVLSYVADKYGRDHVAQIITFGTMAARNAIRDVGRVMSLPYNYCDRVAKLIPLGMNLDESCETVPEMKDIINDSDGAKLIATAKRLEGVCRHASTHACGVVITPESLDYYAPRQYGSGESIVVQYEGHSVEDLGLLKMDFLGLSNLTIIEQTLRIIKKIHNIEIDVDHITLDDKKSYKLFQEGKTTGVFQFESAGMKRYLKQLAPTDLEDLIAMVALYRPGPMEYIPDYINGKHGRKKPQYLHPKLEPILKGTYGVAVYQEQLLRIARDLAGFTYGEADVLRKAVGKKIKELLHEQEIKMVDGMVKNNVDRRIAEKIWEFILPFAAYGFNRSHAACYALIAYQTAYLKANYPAEFMAALLTSDQQNLDRIAIEVDECRQLGIEVLPPDINESFADFGVVAQTLATAKPRVRFGLMAVKGLGENIVKEIIAERKANGRFSDLVDFLSRVKSKDLNKRSLEAMIKAGASDSLSERNLLLQNMERLLKFIQETGRSVDEKQDSLFDLSPQVALPRLKLEPAPPLDKKTKLLWEKESLGLYISEHPMSDYTAVTANYAAACATLRGCVDGVQVRVAGVITNVKKIYTKKGDAMLFVKVEDVSGEIEVLVFPKILEQNPHLWQPDTIIIASGTVSDKDGERKVLCDLAAVLNQEGLKETLDSFLISSRDQPSRRRGQWGNSNGNGYNNNRQSVAPSPAPKIIEKVITFNLKPPLDYDLTKQLKALIFAYPGNHVIELVISGDAGSEKIRTNFRVNYSEAFKQAVEKLLGPGVVAA